TTCGACGAGGCCACCCAAACCCTGACCCGCAAAGCCAACGGCCCGGTTACCGTTACGGTAAGCGTCAAGGGACGACCAGAGGTTAAGCAGAGCATAACCATCAATCCCATAATCGCCCAAAGCGTAGCGTTTAAGACAAGGTTTGTTGATGCCGAAGTGGGAAAACCAGTAAAGGTGGAGCTGGAGGTAACCCCAACTGGAGCCGATACCGACTTTACCTGGACGCTGAGCAAAAACATCGGCACCTTCGACGAGGCTTCGAAAACGCTAACCCTAAACCAACCAGGACTGGTGGAGCTAACCGCATCGGTAAAAGGAAACCCAGACATCAAGGATGTATGCGCGGTTAAAGATGCTAGCATCGTTTACATACCGGATGTTACCTTTAGGAAAATCCTTCTCTCTAAGTTTGATGCGAATAACGATGGCGAAATTCAGAAATCCGAAGCAGAATCAGCCAAGATTATTTCAACAAGTAAAGAGAAAATATATAGCCTAGAAGGAGTTGAATACTTTACAAATCTAGAAAAGCTGTACTGCGAAACACCGAAAGAAATTGCCAACTTGAACTTAAGTAAAAACACGAAGCTCCACTTGTTATATCTAGCCAAAGTAAAATCATTGGATATTAGTAAAAACAACGAACTTGATACGCTAATGCTAGTTGGGAATCAGTTACCCTCAATTGATTTAAGTAAAAAAACAAAACTCATCGTTTTCCAGAGTACTGAGAACAATTTCACATCGCTTGATGTCAGCCAAAACACAAAGTTGAGAAATCTAAAATGTACCTTGTCTAAATTGGCTACTATTGACGTAAGCAATAACAAAGAACTTGTCGAGCTAAACCTTGAAAGTAACCAGCTATCCTCCATCAATATCAGCCAAAACACAAAGTTGAAAGTTTTAAACTGCATCAATAACCAGCTAGCCTCTATTGACGTAAGCAAGAACGTAAACCTGACCTCCCTAGATTGTAACAATAACAATTTATCGGCTATTTATTTGGGCAATAACACCAACCTCCGTAACCTCTATTGCAGCGGCAATAAGTTGTCAGCAATTGACATAAGTAACTGTACCAATCTATTGGACTTCCAATGCAACAACAACAGCCTATCTGCTATTGATATAAGTAAAAATTTAGAACTAACTGAATTCTATTGTAGCAACAATATGTTGTCAACAATCGACGGAAGTAAGAATACAGAAATAAATTGGTTAAGGTGCGATAACAACAAGTTAGTATCAATCGACCTGAGTAATAGTATTCATTTATGTACTTTGGTTTGCAAAAACAACAATCTAACTTCCATAGATGTTAGTAAGAATTTATTCCTGCGAAATCTCGATTGTAGTCAAAATAAGTTAACAACTATCGACATAAGCAACAACAAGCAATATTTAGGAATACCAAACCCCTCGAATGGGATGCCTTGTGTAAACGTGATTTTCACAGGCAACCCCAATCTCACCAAAATCTACGTTTGGAAAGGATTCACCCCTGCTGCAAACTTTACAAAGGATGCTACCACCAGCTACGTGGAAGTACCCTAGCGGAGAATGCACGAAACCGAACAAGCCGCAGCGGATATGCTGCGGCTTTTCTTATGCATAAAAGATTGAGCGACGCCGATACACTCCCCGCTTACAAGTGCAGCTAAATTGTACCTATTTATGGTAAACGCCCCGGCGGCACCTAAACATCCCCACGGGGTACCTGTTTCTCCCGCTACTAATTAATAACCCCAAAAACGTGAGGCCATGAAAAAGTTAGCAATTCTATCGATTACAGCACTTTTTGCACTGGCAGCATTTCAGGCTAGCGCACAAGGACAGGCAGTTCGGGAAAGCCAGATGAGGAAGAAGGAGCTAAAGTCCAACCTAAAGGCCGAGAAGAAAACCCTGCGAACGCTCAAGGCAAGCGAGGTGAGGGCAACCGCGAAAACCCAATTCGTGGCCGACTTCGGCGAGATGCCCGATGTAAAATGGGACCGGGTTAAGAGCTTCGACGTAGCCACGTTCACCAAGGACGGCCAAAAGATGAAGGCCTACTACGACTCCGGGTCCAAGCTGCTTGGCACCACCACCCCCACCACCTTCGACAACCTACCCGCCGCCGGCCAAAGGAGGCTTCTAGCAAAGTACAAGGGCTACACGGTTGGCAAGGTATTCTTCTTCGACGAGAATGAGGCGTACGAAAACACGGAAGACATGGAGCTCTTCGGGGTACCCTTCGAGCACCTCGACCACTACTTTGTGGAGCTGATCAACGGCAGCAGCCGAATAATGGTTAAGGTAACCAAGGAGGGCGACGTGTCGTTTATGGCCAAGCTGTAGAAAAGCGCAGGAACTTTCTAATGAATAGCGAGCCGCAGCGGATATGCTGCGGCTTTTCTTGTGCCGCTACCCAAACCTTGAACGAGGGAGGCTCATCGCCTACAGCAGACAGCCCATAGCATTAAACCCGGTAGAAACGCTACCTTTGGACGATTTTGTAGAACAACACCAAAGAGCAATGTCGCACCAAAACACCTCCGTAAAGTCCATCTACTTTGCCCTACTGGCCAACCTCGGGATTGCCATTACCAAAACGGCGGCCGCCATCGTAACCGGCTCGGGGGCCATGCTGGCCGAATCGATCCACTCCTTTGCCGACTGCGGCAACCAAGGCCTCCTATTTTGGGGGCTAAAGGCCGCTAAGAAGAAGCCCGACCAGGAGCATCCGCTGGGGTACGGCAAGGAGATCTACTTCTGGTCGTTCATCGTGGCCCTGATCCTGTTTAGCATGGGCGGGCTGTTCTCCATCTACGAGGGCATCCACAAAATCAGCGCACACGAAGGGCTGAAAAGCCCCATCGTTGCCATTGCCGTTCTATCGGTGAGCATCATTCTCGAAGGGGCGTCGCTCTACGGCTGCGTGACGCAGATCAACAAGGTAAGGCGCAACGTATCGCTTTGGGCATGGCTAAAGAGCAGCCGCCAGAGCGAGCTGGTCATCGTTTTCGGCGAAGATGTTGCCGCGCTGCTGGGGCTATCGTTTGCGCTTGCATCGGTAGGGCTCGCTGTCGTAACCGGAGATCCGATTTACGACGCCATCGGAAGCATTGGCATCGGCGCCCTGCTGGTTGGCGTATCGTTTTTTCTTGCGGTGAAAATTAAGAGCCTGCTCATCGGGCAAAGCGCCGAAAGCGAAATCCGCATCGAGGTGAAGCAGTTTCTGGAAGCCCGCCCCGAAGTCGACCAGCTGCTTAACCTGATCACGCTGCAGCTCGGCCCTCAGGTAATGGTTGCCGTAAAGGCCAAGATGGCAAAGGCTGATTCGGCCGACCAGCTGATTGACCGGATAAACGCTTGCGAAGCAGCGCTAAAAAAAGAGTACCCCACCATCCAGTGGATATTTTTCGAACCGGATTCCGAGGAGTAGCCCGCAACTCAAGGCAAGCAATGTTCTACTCTCCTTGAATTGCAGCTAAATAAACCCTACTAGTAATAAATACAGCATACGCCTATCGATTTTGTCTTAAGGTCGCAGTAAATTGGATACCCTATTAACCAATAAAAAAGGACAGCTATGAAACAGCTTGTAATTTTGTCAATGTCCCTTTTCTTTGCGCTAACGGTATCGCAGGCGAATGCCCAGGAAAACATAAAAAAAGATATCAAACAGGCCAAGAAGGAGATCAAGGATACCAGAAAAGATAAGAAAGAGGTCATTAAAGAACCTAGAGCATCCCTAAAGGAACAGCGACGGGAGCTGAGAAGCCTTAGAGGAAAGCTAGTAAGCGAACAGACGAAAAGCCAATTCAACGTTGACTTTGGCAACTTGTCAGATGTTAAATGGGAAAGAACGAAGGATTTCGACAAGGCCACTTT
This window of the uncultured Acetobacteroides sp. genome carries:
- a CDS encoding cation diffusion facilitator family transporter, producing the protein MSHQNTSVKSIYFALLANLGIAITKTAAAIVTGSGAMLAESIHSFADCGNQGLLFWGLKAAKKKPDQEHPLGYGKEIYFWSFIVALILFSMGGLFSIYEGIHKISAHEGLKSPIVAIAVLSVSIILEGASLYGCVTQINKVRRNVSLWAWLKSSRQSELVIVFGEDVAALLGLSFALASVGLAVVTGDPIYDAIGSIGIGALLVGVSFFLAVKIKSLLIGQSAESEIRIEVKQFLEARPEVDQLLNLITLQLGPQVMVAVKAKMAKADSADQLIDRINACEAALKKEYPTIQWIFFEPDSEE